One Mesoplodon densirostris isolate mMesDen1 chromosome X, mMesDen1 primary haplotype, whole genome shotgun sequence genomic region harbors:
- the ACTRT1 gene encoding LOW QUALITY PROTEIN: actin-related protein T1 (The sequence of the model RefSeq protein was modified relative to this genomic sequence to represent the inferred CDS: inserted 1 base in 1 codon; substituted 3 bases at 3 genomic stop codons), with product MFNPYALDTPAVIFANGSGLCKVGMSGETGPRHVISSVMGHAKFNMALPEANQKNYTVGGKALFKYGALHLHYPIERGLVTRWDDMXKLWKYLFEWELGVKPCRQPVLMTEPSLNPRETXENTAEVMFETFSVPAFYLSNHMVIALYTSASVTGLVVDSGNGITCTVPIFEGYSLPHAITKLYVAERDITEHLTRLLLASGCNYPCILNKALVDDIKETLCYVALEPENKIHKKPEEVLRKYKLPDGNVIHLVDQLNQVPEILFAPDQLGVHNPGLXKMVSSSIMKCDTNIQKNLFEEIVLSGGTTLFPGFEKRLMKELEQLAFRGTLIKITASPDGCFSEWIDASIMTSLSSFKQMWIPSADFMEFGTYVVXRRCF from the exons ATGTTTAACCCATATGCATTAGATACTCCAGCTGTAATTTTTGCCAATGGATCAGGACTCTGCAAAGTAGGCATGTCTGGAGAGACTGGGCCCCGTCATGTCATTAGTTCTGTCATGGGGCATGCTAAATTCAACATGGCTTTACCAGAAGCCAATCAGAAAAATTACACTGTGGGGGGAAAAGCCCTGTTCAAGTATGGAGCCTTGCATTTGCACTATCCCATTGAACGTGGACTGGTAACAAGATGGGATGACATGTAAAAACTCTGGAAGTATCTTTTTGAGTGGGAGCTTGGAGTAAAACCCTGTCGACAACCTGTGCTCATGACTGAGCCATCCTTGAACCCAAGGGAGACTTGAGAGAACACAGCAGAAGTGATGTTTGAGACCTTCAGTGTGCCTGCCTTCTACCTGTCCAACCACATGGTCATAGCACTCTATACCTCTGCCTCTGTCACAGGCTTAGTGGTGGACAGTGGTAATGGGATCACTTGCACTGTCCCCATTTTTGAGGGTTACTCTCTTCCTCATGCCATCACCAAACTCTATGTGGCAGAGAGAGACATCACAGAGCACCTCACCCGACTCCTCCTGGCTAGTGGGTGTAACTACCCTTGCATACTCAACAAGGCCTTAGTGGATGACATAAAAGAGACACTGTGCTATGTGGCCTTAGAGCCAGAGAACAAAATTCATAAGAAGCCAGAGGAGGTCCTGAGAAAATACAAACTACCAGATGGAAATGTCATCCACCTTGTGGATCAGCTGAACCAGGTACCTGAGATTCTTTTTGCACCTGACCAACTGGGTGTCCACAACCCAGGAC TCAAAATGGTCTCCAGCAGCATTATGAAGTGTGACACCAACATCCAGAAAAATCTCTTTGAAGAAATTGTGCTGTCTGGGGGCACCACTCTCTTCCCTGGGTTTGAGAAAAGACTTATGAAAGAACTGGAACAGCTGGCCTTCAGAGGAACTCTCATCAAGATCACTGCTTCTCCTGATGGATGTTTCTCTGAATGGATAGATGCATCCATCATGACCTCTCTGAGCAGTTTCAAGCAGATGTGGATACCTTCTGCAGATTTCATGGAGTTTGGGACATATGTTGTCTAGAGAAGATGCTTTTAA